GTAATCTGCTTCACCAACGCCGCATGCCCCTTGGCATCATCCGCCCGCGAAATCGCCTGGATCACCAGCAGGTGATTACCCGAACCACCGAGGAACGTGGAGTTCAGCGTTTTGCCGCCGCCTTGGGTGGCGGTGCTGTCCACCTGGCGCAGGCCCAGGCCCTTGAACGTCAGTTTTTTCTCGCTCTGTTTCTTGAAGTCAGGCAGCGCTGCGCTCTGGTCCTTGACGAACCCGGCTACGGCGCCATCAAGGAATTGCGCGTCGTTATCGCCGATGGTTACCCCGTCGTTACGCACGGTTTCGGCGACGATCACCACACTTTTCGTGGTCTGGTTGGCATACATCGTACCCTGGGTGTCAGCGGTGCCATCCTCGGCCTTGCCAGCCGGCAGGGTGTCGGCGGCGTAGGCCTTGGGCAGGTTGAAGGTGAACTTGCCACCCAAGGTGGAGATGGTTTGCGTGGTCGGCTTGGACGCGGCGAATGCGCTGCCGGCAGTCAATGCGAGGGCCAGCAGGACGGCAGTCTTGGTGAAAGTGGCCATGAAGCGCTCCAGGGGTGAACGAAATTGCGCCGTATTCTGTCAGAAAAATCGCAAAATCGTTCACCCGTAGCCTCACACCTTGTCGGACTCTTCCTCAAGTCGGTCCATCTCAAACAGCCGCGCCAGTTCTGCCCGGGCTTCCTGGGCGGTTTGCATCACTTTGGCGGCATCGTCGTAAACCGCATGTTGCGCGGCGAGCACTTGCAGGTCGTGGTTCTTGAAGCGGGTGATGCGCGCATCGGCCTGGGCCTGGCTCAACCCCAGGCCGACCAGGGTGCGACGGCTCATCTCCAGGCTGGAGTAGAACGTCTCACGAATCGGTGACGCGTCCAGGTCCACCAGGCGGTGCACGTGCTGACGGTTACGGGCGCGGGCGATGATTTTCATGTGCGGGTAGAGGTTGCGCACCAGCTCAGCGGTCTTGATGTTGATTTCCGGGTCGTCCATGGCGATTACGAAGAACTCCGCCTGGTCGACTTTGGCCGCATGCAGGATCTCGGGGCGTTGCGGGTCGCCATAGAACACCGGCATGCCGCCGAAGCTGCGGGTCAGTTCGATGGTTTCCACCGAGGTGTCCAGGGCAATGAACGAGATGTTCTGCGCACGCAGGATCCGCGCGACGATCTGGCCCATACGGCCCATGCCGGCGATGACCACGCGGGGCGCGTCGCTTTCGATGGTGCGGTATTCCTCGGGGATTTCCACCGGCTTGACCTTGGGCTTGAACAGCTTCGGGCACACCAGCAACAGCAGCGGCGTTACGGCCATGGAGAGGGTGATGGTCAGGACCAGGATGTCGTACAGGTGCGGTTCGAACAGGCCTTGATCGCGGCCGATCTTGAACACCACGAAGGCGAACTCACCACCTGCCGCCAGCACCACGCCCAGGCGCAGGGCGCTTTCGCGATTGAGGTCGCCCACCAGCCGGCCTACGGCGTAGAGCAAGGGCAGCTTCAAGCCGATCAGCAGCAGCGTCAGGCCGATCACCACCAGCGGCGAGCTGAGCAACAGGCTGAGGTTGGCGCCCATGCCCACGCTGATGAAAAACAGGCCCAGCAGCAGGCCCTTGAACGGTTCGATTTGAGATTCCAGTTCGTGGCGGTATTCCGAGTCCGCCAGCAACAGGCCGGCGAGGAAGGCGCCGAGGGCCATGGACACGCCCACCAGCTCCATCAACCAGGCCGTGCCAATCACCACCAACAGTGCGGTGGCGGTGGACACTTCGCGCAGGCCGGTCTTGGCGACGATGCGAAACACCGGCCGCAACAGGTAGCGTCCGCCGATGATCACCACCGCGATGCTGCCGAGAATCTGCAACACATGTTGCAGGCCCTGGGCTTCGGTGGTCGGGTGATCGCTGCCGGCCAGCAACGGCACCATGGCGATCAGCGGAATCGCGGCGATGTCCTGAAACAGCAATATCGCAAAGGCCAGGCGGCCGTGGGGCTGGTTCAGTTCCTTACGCTCGGCCAGGCTTTGCAGGCCAAACGCGGTGGACGATAGGGCCAGGCCCAGGCCCGAGCACGATCGCACTGTTCCACGACTGGCCAAACAGCCACAACGCCACCACGCCCATCACCAGGCCCGTCAGCAGCACCTGCGCCAGGCCGACGCCAAACACCGCCTTGCGCATCACCCATAAACGCTTGGGCGACAATTCCAGGCCGATGATGAACAGCAACAACACCACGCCCAGCTCGGAAAACTGCGCGACGCTTTGCGGGTTGCCGACCAAACCCAGCACCGACGGGCCGATGATCACACCGGCGAACAGATAGCCCAGCACCGCGCCCAGTTGCAGGCGCTTGGCCAGGGGCACGGTCAGCACGGCGGCGAGCAGGAACACCACCGCTGCTTGTAACAGGTTGCCTTCATGGGGCATTGCGAACTCCAGGATCTTTAAAACTAATCAACAGGGGGGTATTAGAGCGCTTTTTACATTTCGAAAATTGTGTTTTTGCTGAGCATGGGTGCGATAACGCGGCGATTTTATAAGGTGCTGAGTGCTCTGGTCTTCTATCCGAAGGATGTACAAACAATTTCCCAGCGCCCACGGGTGGAAGCCCTAGCACTTTATCTCCTAGTTTTAGGCTCTTGAGTTTATATTCCTTGGATGGCATATTTCATGAGCTGGGACGTTGAATACACGGATGAATTCGGAGACTGGTGGGATGACTTGGGAACAAAGGAACAAATTTCCGTTTCCGCCAGCGTTGATTTACTGGGGCTTTTAGGGCCCGGATTGGGCTTTCCCCACAGCAGCGATATCAAGGGATCCCGGCATGGCAACCTGCGGGAACTGCGCATACAGCATGCAGGGCGGCCATTTCGAGTGTTGTATGCCTTTGATCCACGACGATGCGCGGTGTTGCTGATCGGTGGTGACAAGACAGGACGGCATCGATGGTATGAGGAACACGTCCCGTTGGCTGAAAAGCTGTATGACGTGCATTTGGACACTTTGCGTAAAGAGGGCCGTAAACATGGCTAAGAAATTCGCTGAACTGCAAGCGCGCATGACACCGGAGTCCCGTGCCGAAGCCAAGCTGTTGTTCCAGCAGCACCTGCAGGAAATGCCACTGCATGAGTTGCGCAAAGCTCAGCAGCTAAGCCAGGCGAGTCTGGCGAAAGCACTGAACATCAACCAGGCGGCCGTCTCCAAGATGGAGCGGCGAACCGACATGTACATCAGCACGTTGCGCGACTATATCCGCGCGATGGGCGGCGAGTTGGAGATTATTGCGACGTTTCCCGATGGCCAGGTCAAGATCGAGAACTTTGCTTACTGAAAGCGCTTGTAGCTATCCAGAAGGTCATCCTTGTGAACCAACTTCTCGCCATGCGCGCCTTTGTTCGCGTCGTCGAAACCAGCTCATTCAGTCGTGCATCCGACCAGTTGGCACTGCCGCGCTCCACCGTGAGCAAGCTGATCACCGACCTTGAGAAACACCTGGGCATCAAGCTGATGCACCGCACCACGCGGGCTATGGCGCCCACGTCCGAGGGATTGGAGTATTACCAACATGCCCGGCGCCTGGTCGCAGAGTTGGACGAAGTGGACAGCGCCATTCGCGGGCAAGTCCTCAAGCCCCGCGGGCATCTGCGGGTCGATGCACCGGCGTCGTTTGCCAATTGCCTGCTGATTCCGGCGCTGGTGGATTTTCATCGCGAGTGTCCCGATATCACCATCGCCTTGGGTATCAGTGATCGCGCGGTGAACATTGTGGGGGAGGGTGTGGATTGCGTGATCCGTGCCGGCAAGCTGGATGACATGGCGATGATCGGGCGCAAGGTGACCGACCTGGAATATTTGACCTGCGCGGCCCCTGATTATCTGGAGCGCCGAGGTGTGCCGGTTTCCCCGGAGGATCTGGCGCTCAACCACCTCAAGGCCGGCTATTTTTTTGCCGGATCTGGTAAAGCGGAGCCACTGATTTTCGAACAGGGCGACAGGCGTATTGAAGTGGGCGATTGCGCCTATTCCACCAATGAAGGCAACGGCCTCAAGGAAATGCTGCTCGCCGGCCTGGGCGTCGGGCAGCATTTCAAAGCCATCGTTCAGTACTACGTGGACAACGGTCAATTGGTCAGTGTGTTGCCGCAGTGGTCGCGTCCGGCTACGCCGCTGCACATCCTCTATCCACCCAATCGCCACCAGAGCGTGCGGCTCAAGGTATTTGTCGAGTGGGTGATTCGCAGGTTCGGGGTCAGGGAATGATCGCAATCACGCGGATTTCCACGCGCATGGTCGGCAGGCCCAGGGCCTCTACGCCGACTTGCGTCCAGATCGGCGCATGGTGGGGCATGTACTGGCGGTAGTGCTTGACCATCGCCTCGTTGACCTCGGGCGGGAAACCACCGACGTGGTAGGAGTTGACGTGAATCACGTGCTCCCAACTGGCGCCGGCAGTCGCGAGGGTGCGTTCCAGGTTGTGGAACGCCTGAGCGATCTCGTCGGCCAGGTCGGCGGGGATCTGGAACTCATCGTCCCAGCCCCCTTGGCCTGAGGTTTCCACGCGATTACCGACTTTTACCGCTTGCGAGTAATGCAGGTGCTCGCGCATGTAATCGCCGTAGCCGGGAGTGACAAAAAATTCAGGCGTGCTCATGGTATTTCCTTCGGTTCAGTACAGGACTGGACCCAGGCTAAAGCACTCAATACACGAACAAAATCTCGAATTTATGCCATGACTATCTATCCATATGGACAATCGGCTGCGATTCCACGGGCGCGAGGTTGGCTGGCCTGCGGTACAGCCCCACCGCCAACCCGACGATGATGATCCCGATCGAGATCAGGTTCGGCGTGGAAATGCGCTCATCCAGAATCAGCATCGAACTGGTGATGCCGAATACCGGAATCAGCAACGACAGCGGCGCCACGGTGGACACCGGGTACAGCTTGAGCAACGAGTTCCAGCCCCAGTAGGCGAAGTGCGTGGCCAGGTACACCTGGAACAGGATCGACAAAACCGCCGTCAGGTCGAGGCTGGCCTGCAAGCCTTCGAACGCGGCGCTGCCGTGCATCAACCAGGCCGTGAGGAACAGCGGGATCGGCGGGATCAGGCTGGCCCACACCATGAACGAGAAGATCTCCTTGACCCCGGATTTCTTGATGATCACGTTGCCGACGCTCCAGGCCACCGCGCTGAGCACGATCAGCATGACGCCCAGCACCGCATGGTTGCCTTCCTGGGTCGAGATGATCCCCGCCAGGCCGATCAAGGCCAGCACGGCGCCGAGCATCTGCGCGCCACGGATCTTTTCCTTGAACAGCAAAAAGCCCCAGCCCATGGTGAAGAACACGCTGAGCTGGATAATCAACGAGGCGATACCGGGGCTCACGCCCACTTGGATGCCATAGTTGATCACGCCCCACATGCCCAGCCCGAAGATGAAGCCATAGGCGGCCACGTAGCTGAACTTGACGGCGGGACGTTTGATAAAGAACACCAGCGGCAGGGCGGCGAGGGCAAAGCGGATACCCGTGAGTACAAACGGGTCGATGGCACGCAGGCCGAGCTTGGTGATGGGGAAATTGACCCCCCATACCAGGGTGACGAGCACAGCAAGAGACAGATGTTTTTTCAGCATGGACCCTCCTTGGGTCAGGCGGCACACCGCAATCGCGAGGTGCCGCCGGGAAGTCAATTCAAGGCGAAGCGTTTTTGCATCAGGCACAGCCCGGCGATTTCCATCAGCAGGTTATCTGCCGAGGCGCGCTGTGCGGTGGACAGGCTTGGCAAGGTTGCCAGCAAGGCGCGTACTTTACGCGGATCGAAGAACGGCACGTTGTGCAATGCCGGGCCGCTCAACACATCGTTGATCATTTCATACAGCTTCGATTGCGGGCTTTCGGATGCCGGTGGAGCGCGGAAGTATTGCTTTTTGCGGTCCAACACGGCCTGCGGCACGTAAGGGCGCATGGCTTCGCGCAAGGCGTATTTCTCGGTGGCGCCGCGCACTTTCATGTTCACCGGCAGGCGGCACGCGGCCTCGATCACTTGGTGATCGAGCAGCGGCGGGCGGCCTTCCAGGCTGCCGGCCATTTCCATGCGGTCGCCCAGGGAGGTGAGTACCACGTTGGGCAGGCTGGACTTGGCGACCATGTACAGCGAACGGTTGACCGGTTCCCAGCCGTTGAGCGCCCGTGGGCTCAGGCGGTCGTAGAACTCACGATAGGCATCGGTGTTGCTGAAACGCTCACGGAAGTCATCGCTGTACAACTGCGCCATGGGGCCGAACAACGCAGACTGCGTTTGCAGCCAGGACACGCCGTGGCCCAGTTCGTCCTGCACCCATTTCACATCATTCTTGCCGCCGGGCAGGTAGCGATCTTCGCCGGCATGCAGGCGCCGGGTCAGTTCGGCAATCGCCGTCGGGTCCTGGTTTTCGTGGTTGTACAACACCATGTCGCGACGATAGTGCGGGTAGCCGCCGAAGACTTCGTCGGCACCTTCACCGGTCAGTACGGCGCGCATGCCCTGGTTTTGCACGTATTTGCACAGCAGGTACTTGGCCACGCTGTGAGCGTTGGCGAAGGGCATTTCGGCGTGCCACAGGGCATTTTCGAAGTTATCCGCCATGTCGGAAGAGTTCACCGACAGCACGTTGAGGTGAGCACGGTTGTGTCGGGCGGCAACTTCAGCGAATTGGCGCTCGTCGTAGGCCTGCTCGCCTTCGAAGGACAGGTGGAATGCCTGCAATGGCTGACCCGTCAGCTCGGTGGCAATTCCCAGCATGGCCGATGAATCGAGGCCGCCACTGAGGCACACGCCGACCGGTACATCGGCATGCAGGCGCAGGCGCACGGACTCTTCGATGGTGCTGCGCAGGGACTCGATCATCTCGGCTTCGCTGCGCTGTTCGGTGTCCTGGGCATCCGGGAAGTCCCAGTCCCAGTACTGCTCGGTCTGCAGGCCGCTTTCATCGGCGATGATCCAGCAACCCGGTTTCACGCTGCGAATGTTGTTGAAGACGGTACGGTCGCGCAGGATAAAACCGCGATTGGCGTAGGCTTCGTGGTCCCACTGCGCGGGCACGCCGGCGGCGAGCAAGGCTTTGATCTCGGAGGCGAAGTACCAGGCACCTTCATGCTCGGTGTAGTACAGCGGCTTGACGCCCACCCGGTCACGCACGGCAAACAGCTTTTTGCGCAGGCGATCGAAGATCAGGATGGTGAACTCGCCGCGCAGCTGCTTGAGGCCACGTACGCCATGGCGACGGTACAGGTGCATGGCGATTTCGCTGTCGGACGAGGTCTTGAAGCGGCATCCGTAGCTTTCCAGTTCGGCGCGGATGCGTTGATAGTCATAGAACTCGCCGTTGACCATCATCACCAGATCGCCTTCGTCGGCCACGATAGGCTGGGTGCCGTTACCCAGGCCGACCAGGCCCAGGCGCACATAACCAAAGGCGGCCTGGCCGTTGGGGTCGAACCACTGGCTGGAGCTGTCCGGGCCGCGATGATGGATTGCACGCAGGGCGGCATCGAACATGTTCGGGTTGAACGCACGAGGTTGTTTGGCAAAGACGCCAATGTATCCACACATGACAATT
The genomic region above belongs to Pseudomonas azotoformans and contains:
- a CDS encoding type II toxin-antitoxin system RelE/ParE family toxin, translating into MSWDVEYTDEFGDWWDDLGTKEQISVSASVDLLGLLGPGLGFPHSSDIKGSRHGNLRELRIQHAGRPFRVLYAFDPRRCAVLLIGGDKTGRHRWYEEHVPLAEKLYDVHLDTLRKEGRKHG
- a CDS encoding XRE family transcriptional regulator, with translation MAKKFAELQARMTPESRAEAKLLFQQHLQEMPLHELRKAQQLSQASLAKALNINQAAVSKMERRTDMYISTLRDYIRAMGGELEIIATFPDGQVKIENFAY
- a CDS encoding LysR family transcriptional regulator translates to MNQLLAMRAFVRVVETSSFSRASDQLALPRSTVSKLITDLEKHLGIKLMHRTTRAMAPTSEGLEYYQHARRLVAELDEVDSAIRGQVLKPRGHLRVDAPASFANCLLIPALVDFHRECPDITIALGISDRAVNIVGEGVDCVIRAGKLDDMAMIGRKVTDLEYLTCAAPDYLERRGVPVSPEDLALNHLKAGYFFAGSGKAEPLIFEQGDRRIEVGDCAYSTNEGNGLKEMLLAGLGVGQHFKAIVQYYVDNGQLVSVLPQWSRPATPLHILYPPNRHQSVRLKVFVEWVIRRFGVRE
- a CDS encoding RidA family protein, which translates into the protein MSTPEFFVTPGYGDYMREHLHYSQAVKVGNRVETSGQGGWDDEFQIPADLADEIAQAFHNLERTLATAGASWEHVIHVNSYHVGGFPPEVNEAMVKHYRQYMPHHAPIWTQVGVEALGLPTMRVEIRVIAIIP
- a CDS encoding EamA family transporter — its product is MLKKHLSLAVLVTLVWGVNFPITKLGLRAIDPFVLTGIRFALAALPLVFFIKRPAVKFSYVAAYGFIFGLGMWGVINYGIQVGVSPGIASLIIQLSVFFTMGWGFLLFKEKIRGAQMLGAVLALIGLAGIISTQEGNHAVLGVMLIVLSAVAWSVGNVIIKKSGVKEIFSFMVWASLIPPIPLFLTAWLMHGSAAFEGLQASLDLTAVLSILFQVYLATHFAYWGWNSLLKLYPVSTVAPLSLLIPVFGITSSMLILDERISTPNLISIGIIIVGLAVGLYRRPANLAPVESQPIVHMDR
- the asnB gene encoding asparagine synthase (glutamine-hydrolyzing) encodes the protein MCGYIGVFAKQPRAFNPNMFDAALRAIHHRGPDSSSQWFDPNGQAAFGYVRLGLVGLGNGTQPIVADEGDLVMMVNGEFYDYQRIRAELESYGCRFKTSSDSEIAMHLYRRHGVRGLKQLRGEFTILIFDRLRKKLFAVRDRVGVKPLYYTEHEGAWYFASEIKALLAAGVPAQWDHEAYANRGFILRDRTVFNNIRSVKPGCWIIADESGLQTEQYWDWDFPDAQDTEQRSEAEMIESLRSTIEESVRLRLHADVPVGVCLSGGLDSSAMLGIATELTGQPLQAFHLSFEGEQAYDERQFAEVAARHNRAHLNVLSVNSSDMADNFENALWHAEMPFANAHSVAKYLLCKYVQNQGMRAVLTGEGADEVFGGYPHYRRDMVLYNHENQDPTAIAELTRRLHAGEDRYLPGGKNDVKWVQDELGHGVSWLQTQSALFGPMAQLYSDDFRERFSNTDAYREFYDRLSPRALNGWEPVNRSLYMVAKSSLPNVVLTSLGDRMEMAGSLEGRPPLLDHQVIEAACRLPVNMKVRGATEKYALREAMRPYVPQAVLDRKKQYFRAPPASESPQSKLYEMINDVLSGPALHNVPFFDPRKVRALLATLPSLSTAQRASADNLLMEIAGLCLMQKRFALN